In Erigeron canadensis isolate Cc75 chromosome 8, C_canadensis_v1, whole genome shotgun sequence, the DNA window TTAGCACATTAGCCGAACCAGCCTTTTCGTGTACATTAGTCACTTATTTGTTGCTTTTGAGTTTAGCACTGGTTGTGACAATGGTTACTAAGGATATAGAACGGTGTGGGATTCGGATAGGACGTGGAACTCAAGATATTAAATGGTTACTAAAAGGGATTTACCACGAATTGTTCACAACCATAAAGCTACTCTAGATGAAAATGAAACacattatatgtataaatcCTGGATTGTGATTCTGTTATTTATGAATGGTGTGTTTTGTTATAGTAATGGTATGAAATGAACAAGCtcttattaatttgtttttctgTATTATGCCAATGATGGCAGGAACCAGAGGACATTTCGTCCAAAAAAGAGTGCACCTTCCGGGAGTAAGGTTAGAACCGTCCCCCATGTTTTACTTTCGTATCAGTAGAAATCAATTTCATTGGAATCTAAGCATCTACTACTATAAGAGGCATGTGAACCACTAGGGCTTCACTTTCAACAATAACATACATGCTTTTATTGTCTTATGATGTCCTAGTGCATAGTGTATTAGTAAGCACCTTTCACGTATGACACTTGTTCTGTATTAGACGTATACACATTCAAGCATgaattacatacatatacttcAGTACGTTTTGGTTCCATACTTATGTAACCGTACGAGAATCATTAAACCATTAATTTTATTGTACAGGGGGCACAACTTAGGCAACACATTGATGCTACTTTGGGTAGTGGAAATTTGAGAGAGGCTGTGAGACTTCCTCCCGGGGAGGATATAAATGAATGGCTTGCTGTCAACAGTTAATTTCTTTCCCTCTATTTCCTTATGACTTCAGTAGAAAGTTGTAGAGGAAAGTGAAATTCCATCTTTATGGCTAATTTAGATTCACAAGGGTATAAAATGTTTCTTATGGGCATTATTTTAGCCGATTTTCTCTCTATGATGTCCACTTCAAAGGAGCATGTAGACATTATTTTTTCCCATATAGACTTGTGCAATAGAATTCATTGTCAAAACAAAGATGGTATgacttttgacttttaattttcagCTGTGGATTTCTTCAATCAGGTGAATCTTTTATATGGCACACTGACGGAGTTTTGTACCCCGGAGATTTGCCCCACCATGACGGCAGGTCCCAAGTATGTGCCATCATTATACTGccacaattattattattatatcatctTCTAATGTATAAAGTTTGTTAATTGTTAATTCGATGCCTTTTGCCATTTTAGTGACCTGGTGATGCATTTAAATTATTGACTTCAATGAAATTTTCCAAAAACACTGATGTCATCCAGTGGTAAAAGGGATGATAGGTCCATGACTTGTATGGTTTATATGTAATGATATATTCCAATGACGTATTATAGCATGTAATTTCATACTCTCCAATAGTTAATTTTGCTATCCTTAAACTAGAGTCAGCATATTGTACAACCAATACTGTCTTATTATGGgagttataaaataattttatgttAACAAACTTTCAGATACGAATACCGATGGGCAGATGGTGTGCAAATTAAGAAGCCCATTGAAGTTTCAGCTCCAAAGTATGTAGAGTTCTTGATGGATTGGATTGAATCGCAATTAGATGATGAATCCATATTTCCTCAAAGGCTTGGTGAGTCTTATTGCTTACTCTGTATTCAACTGTCCATTATACACTACTCACTTACAAATTGGGAATGTATTTGTATGTGTGTTTTCAAACTGATAGTATCAACTTGAAGATTTATAATTAGGTAATCAAATGACTGAAGTTTTGGGCAGTTAGTATTTAATTTATTccaattttataaataactcCTACTTTTCCAGATTggaatattaattattaagtgAGTGGCACCCTGTGTAACATACCTTTTGGTCTACAGTCAGATGGTAACGCTCATTGTATTTATTACTTTTCAGGAGCACCATTTCCAGCCAATTTCAGAGACGTtgtgaaaacaatatttaaacgcCTATTCCGTGTATATGCTCATATTTACCATACACACTTTCAGAAGATTGTTAGCCTCAAAGAGGAAGCCCATCTCAACACATGTTTTAAGCACTTCATACTGTTTACATGTGTAAGTTTTCTCCAATCTTTATCAAGAGCTAGTTTCATCTCTTTTTATTGTTCAAGCCCAGTGTGGACCACATACATTACTAACACAGTAACTTTTTTGGTATGCAGGAATTTACATTGATTGACAAGAAGGAGCTAGCCCCACTTCACGAACTTATAGAATCCATTGTCCCTTATTAAAAACACCTTTTTGATTGCCATATGGTCTGCTTTGATTTTATTTTGGAGCCGAATAAGTTGTTGGTGCTTACATATAGTGTGCTAGACGTTTTCTGATGTAACTAAAGTTGTTTACTGGCGTGTATCCTTTTTGTTGATAATGCATAAGTTTTATACATGAATCAAATAGAAAATGTTGTgtacgtgttttttttttcttggttgCGTGTTTCCCAATGATTCAAAAACATATGGAAGTCGccttaaaaataatatttggtaGTATCGGCCAATCTTACTTTATTAGCGACTTACCTTGAGCTACTAGTGAATCTCAGCTAATGGAGAGTGTGAAACTGACAAGTGAGTGCATCAAACTTTAgctataatatatatgtatagccCTGGGCTTCACTTTCTTGCATTAGCTATGCTAAATTGTTTCAAATCCATAAAATTTGCTAACAAATTTTAGAAAAGGAAAGAAATACAAATTCAAACTTTTTTAGGTGAACAGGAAGAAAAGGGTTAATAGACGGTCACAAGAGAAATCAATTCCCTTTATATTTGTTTTGCCATGATTATTCACAAAAGTCAAGGACATGATTTCAGCCAAGATGGTTTGTATTTAAAGAACCCAGTCTTTAGCCATGACTATGTACAACTTTCACGaataaaaagtaaacaaaaaggtTTTGATTTTGGACACGCAGACAAACAATGTTAAAATAACCCTCtttcttaataaaaaattacttCGTAATAGAGTATTCAGGTTTATTGTAAAGTCCAAAAGTAAAAGCCCAACATATATAGAAAGAGGTTCTGCTGCTGACAGATTAGAccccaaaaaaataaagaacGAATAGATTAAGCAGCTTACCAGATGATCTCATCCATAAAATCCTCTCTTTTGTTAGCATCCAGGATACTGTCCAAACCATGGTTTTGTCATCTAGGTATAGATTTATCGATCTGGACTGCTATGCCTTGCCTCAATTTCTCGACTCTGGAATGTTTTAGAATACGCGCCGGGGAAGTTTGTTAGACAGTGTAAGAGAGATTAATGACAAAGGATAAAATAGCAAAGTGGAAGGGTAATGGATGTATGCAGTGTGTTCTTTGTAAAACTGGAACTgaaaatcatcatcatttatTCTTCAATTGCAAATATACCTAAGATATTTGGGCTAAGCTTGGAAGTCTAAGGTGGGGAATGAGAGATCAGTATACTGTAAAGGAAGTAATGCATGATACGGTGAGATTAAAAGGCAAGAGTAAAATTGGGGATGTGGTTAACAAGCCTTATTAGCTGCTGCTGTGTACTTTATATGACAAGAGAGAAATTTTAGAATTTTTCAAGATAAAGAAAGGAGTGAGGAGATGGTGTGTAATATCATAAAGGAAAGTGTAAAAAGCAAGCTCCTTTCTATCAGAGTTAGAAATACCAAGAATGTGATAAAAATAGGTGCTCTTTGGAAGCTGAAATGGGCTAATTGCATGTTTGTGGCTGATTGATGGCTTGCTGCTGATTGGTTCTGGTATAGCTCAAAGTGTGCTTGCGAATTGGAATAGTGAGTTGTGAAAGATGAAACTACTTGGTCCTCTTCTAGCACATTTTGGGTGAGTGATTGGTTAAGAAGATGATATTGATTGAGGAGCCTGCTTGTGTGAGTATGTACAGGTTGTGAATTGTATAGAGGTTCTATTTGGTTTGTATAGTTGCTGAATAGTTTTGTATGTTTGATTGTATTGTCTTGGTTTTGACCAAGGTTTTGACTTTATTGTAAATATTCTGAATATCAATATATTTCataagtttaattaaaaaaaagtttgttagaCAGTTTCTCAAGCGCCGAGATAGTCGAACAGACGTGTCTTCTCTGAAACTCACTTTTCGTATCTGTAGAAAGGATAAAGAAGCATATGTCAGAAACCTTATTGATGCATTCTGTCACAACATCCATGGTattccattttttttagttttgccaAATTTGAGTCAGCTATGGTAAATTTGGAATTAAGTATTTCCTATTCAACATCTTACTGATCTTGAGTTCTACTTACCTAAAGTTTATATATTGACATCTCGTAGCCGTTTGTTTTGATGAATCGATATATGTATCCTATACAAGGGCGGTTCTTTATAGGGGCCCGTGGGGGACCCAGGCCACCACCATTTTTTCGATTAGTAATGCTAATATACCCGTATTTCGTTCGaaaaaatttatgtatattagtcgGCCCCCAGTTATAAATATGTGGTGTGTATGATAGCCAAATTTTGGTATAAATACCAAGTGGACTAGTTATAAAATTGTTAAAAGTCGTTGGTTGTCTATGTTGTCCATTTCAgctatttgacccatttggttGTTTGtgtaaaaatgagaaaatggtTCATTGGAAGGATTGAATATGTTTGTTAGAAGAAATTTGCGGATTTAGGTCTATTTAGAGTAATATTAGCTTCAGGTAAATAAGTTGAGTTTCAAAAGTTGAAGAAACGGGTCGGCTGGCAACTTGGGTAAAAATGCAGAATTGGGCTTGGGGCAGTTTTTGAAGCAATGTACCTCTTTGTATATATtggttttataaaaactaaaataaggTATTTAAAGTATGGGTGTAGTTCTTTCAAATGGTATAAGATTTTTAGGGAACGGATGTGTCTAGGTGGTACAATTACGGGTCACAAAACAGCCCCGTGAGTGCTGTTTGCTGATATCCTACAGCAAGAAATGGCTTTTGGCTGTTTTTGAGAGGTTAACACTTTCCGTGTATTATGTTTTAGAGAAAAATGAAAGTACATATTGAAAGTATGTTCTTAAATCTTTGTAAGTTGTAACGGTCTATTTCATGTTTGTTTTAGAAAGGTTTTGAGTATCCAAAACAGGTGTCCAGGGCGGATGTAATATGCTTCTGCAAGACTTAATAGAGATCTGAGAAGTGAATTAGATTTGTTGTTGCTGTATCACTGATGTATTACTTGGGGATGTCCAAGTTTATGTCTATGACTTGtacatattttttgttaattaatacaACATCATCGtttgctaaaaaaaatattacaacgAGGCATACATGTTTTGTATTCATCCGAATGCAAGTTTGAAGTATATATGATACTTGAGTTGTttagttttttgaaaaaaaataacactacAGGCGTAAATAGACCATCCCAAGATGTTTACTTAATGAGATTCGAACTTGGGTCTCTTCAGAGACCATTAGGATGTCTTAAAACTAAACCACATTAGAGATGGTTAGTTGGAACCAGGAGAAGTTGCACAGCTCTAATGCACTACCGGTTCATtaaatcaatttaaaatttCAACAAGAAAAGTTActgaaaaatacaaaatgagaaattcaaatcaaataaagATCTTACGCAAGTACTCTGCtacttcaaaaaaataaaaatctaaactTTACAACAAAACCTTTTATAACTGCACTTAGAATCCATCAAGTGGTTTCTGCTGAACCATTCCATACTTGCCCTTTCTGGATTGTTGATCTGCACAAATATAAGCCCCCACAACACCAATAAAAACCAAGAAAACAAGCCCAAACATTTGTACATTAGCTAACAACTGTCCATGAACCTCGTGTTCATGAGAAGAACACGTAATTTCATCCGCTTCAAATTTACAGCCAGTTGGCATAGAGGGCCCATAGAGGCTGAACGCAGTTTGATAGAACCATAGACCTTGAAGGGCCATAGCAACACCACTGCACAAATCAGCTGGGAAACTTGTGGGCATTATAGCCCCGACTACTACGGATAATATGCAAAGAGCTACCAGTAAAACAAGAAGAAGATGGTAATGACCCTCTAGCCCTTGGTGTGTTGTTGAATGGAAATAGAATAAGAGGTACTCTGCACAGAATGCTGCTGCTGATAATAAGCATAGGGCGCCTTCGGGTAAGGGGAGGAAGCTGAAGATTGACCCAACAAAAAGTCAAAGATAAGAACTCGACATAGAAATTCAGACATTGCTATAGTAGATTGAGTTCTAAGTTACTCTAATAGACTTATATACAGAGAAGTTATACACAAGTTTGTCAAACTGGTAGGGAGTGCATCACTTTCTTGCCCCCATCTATGCTAAATTGTTTCAATTTTATAAACTTGCTAGTAAGATACTTCAAACTATATTTATAGGGAaagtaaaaaatatacaaatatgttGTAACAAAAATAGAACATGGCAATTGATAAGCCACAACCAAAAAGGTGGCATAGTGGTCAAACGTCCTAATGTCTCTCCTTAGGTTAATAGGACCGAAAAGGTTCATAAAAAAGTCAACAGAAAACTGACCTGGTTTTTTCAGAGAGCACAGCAATGATACTGAAAAGAAAGAACATCAACAACATTccaacatgttcaaattcattcATATGATATGTTTTCAAGGGGTCATTAACAAAGAACTTAATGTAAATCGAATCCAAAAGCTCTACACACATATCAAAAAAAGTTCCACAAACAATAACATAAAGCTCCAAATACTTCAATTTCCCATTAAAACCTGGAACCGGGTTCCAAACTTTAACACGGAATGTGTTCGGGTTTGTTGCATAGCGAACCATGGTGCACCATATATGCCATACCCCGACTACAAGAAACAGTGTCCCTGGAATAACATGTCCCACAAAAGATCCCATATCTACAAAATTCTGTACAAGTATAAATTTTGGCCTTCTTCAAATCAAGATTTGAGAAAATGGGCATCAaagataattaatttttatcaaaaaaagaCTGGGATCGGGACAGtgagagaaaaaagaaatataaagcGACAAACTTTTATCAATCATGAATGGCTATGGCCTATGGTTACATCGGACTTAACATTTCACTATATGTGGTCCCACGGCctctaaaataaattttttaaataaacgaGCATCTTatccgcgcattgcggcggatACCATAGACATGACATATCAAGTCATGACTTTTTTCTTGCCCGGTACTCGTATTTATTAGGAGAATGAGATATTTATTGAGAGATGAAGGATAACTATGAGAAAAGAAGTAAaggtaaaaaagtaaaattgcaTGTCCtaaatatgtaaattttttcaacaccccatataatttttaataaagagTATAGATAAAAAATTGTCATTTCATGAAACTATGAAGGATATGAATGAGACATGTATCAAAAATTACAGAAGTTATTAGAGTAAAATATTGAACTACGATATGCATATCTTGTTTTCTTATCTTTATGTTTTCtgtgaaaaaaatttatttttataaaacattattGATTTTAAAACCATTTaagtttctattttttataagagaaaagtgagtatgaagCTGTTATGCACTCATTTGGGtaaaaaaaaccctcacataccaatattttaatattttgaataaatgtttgtcttctatgatttttatgattaaaaaaaaatatatgagaggtttttcatccaacttaagtgcctaacagcctcatattcccttcccctttTTATAATGCATGAAAGATTGCACCTTTCGTATTGAAGGTTGCAACTCTTTACTAAAAAAAAGTTGGAGAAGTTTAACATGAAATACAAACCATCAGTGGCGGATTCAACTTAGTAGAGACGGGGGATGATGAACCCAGCCCACTTAGTGCAATACTAATAATTTTTAGACATTATTCGGTCAGGATGAATTTAAGATAGTTAAAAGACCCCAACCCAAAAAGTTTAATGAACCTAACACATCAgcccaaaaattaaaatgaactCTACACTTTAGGGGGGGAAAATATCATATGATTAATCAAAATCATGGGGGTATTTTTAAATAGATATTATGAGTTTACCGATTAAACAAAAACTTGCGTTCATACTTTGCGCTTAGCTTTTGATGGAAGCATCTAAAAAGCAAGTAGATTATCCCCAATTTTACTTGGTAGtagattataattatataaatgttattattatgaaCCTTTTTATCATGATTTATGAACATTGTAATAAGGAGAATTCAACAAAAACTTGTTTATATTTTGGGATTTCgtataaattttcaaatttcaattgtgaatttttttaatattcaactCATGTAGGTGATATATTCTTGAACACATGTTTTAATTTGTGCggtagaaaaaagaaaattcgGCCAATCTTACGAATGAATAAGTCATTAAATACTTTCAAAAGACGACTCCCCGCAAAAGACTATTCTAATTTGTAATTTGGTTCTTTTAGTTTAAAGAAATTTACTTTTGCTAGTggtttttatgttgattttatgctaattttttcctttttctaggTAGTATTTTGATGTTGTTtgtattgtaacaccccaatattttaaggtaatataatattaacccttttcatagttttgacattaaattaatttcctaatattttgttttgagttaaggggttaatttagttgaaactttagaGGCTAGCGGTTATTTTAGCCACAAAAAATTCAAATGGGACGTGGCTATCAGGCATGAAGCCAGCCACACATTCCACTTCTTCTCCTATTTCAACTCCTTCCACTACTACTCTTCTATGTTCTTCTTGAATCTTCAATTCCGTTTCAATCCATGCAATAGAAACAACATCAAAGAACTGAAATTTtagaacaataacaataatcacCACAATTGAATAAGAAATTTAAATTGGGGATTGTGAaggtagtggtggtggccgaaatttccTAGGAAGAAAAGAGGAAGAATTGTGAATTTGAGAACCCTAATCCTTGTCTTCCaccttgaggtattgatttctcAAAACCCTAGCTCCATTTGttattgaaattagggtttttagcATTACAATTGGGGGTTTTTGTTATTGGAGATTTTCAAGTGAAACCCTAACTAAATGTGTTTGATAAATGATAACTTGATTGAAAGAATTGAAGTTAATGAAAATTCCCCTTGAGAAGAATATCATAGCTtgtggtgtttggctagaaatTATGAAAGAAAGCTCTTTTATGAGAATTTGAATTGTTGGAAAATGttgagtagccaaacaccatagtgTTAGAATTGATGAATGCAAGTAGATTCATGTGAGGTATTTGAGTCATGGAGCTCATAGAtgttatatgtttattcttgtataggtgttgaagatTGAATTGTGAATTGTAGCCTTTTTGTGTCAAGTAGCCAAattgaggtgagtgtatatgcatataatcatgttcttgttaatagaggtcataggtgggtaaattcctatgacccaaaTGATTGTTGAATGAataagctagtaggtgggtaaattcctactagcaagACTTGAATTATGAATATGTGAGCTAGTAGGTgtgtaaattcctactagccaaattatatgtataagaactagtaggtgggtaaattcctactagtcatgttgtatgtaagagctagtaggtgggtaaattcctactagccaaaatatccatggccatgttgaaaatgtatgTGTGATGTTTGCTATGAATGATatggctagcttgctaggcattatgtggtgcttgatgcacaaagttgaaaatgacatgattatgatcatatgtatatatattcactaagcattgcTTACGTTTTAGCTGTTTAACTctcttataggagttggtagtagcaaaggTAAAGAAGTGATCGAGTGAAGTTAGAATTTGGAAGCTCTTGCCATTTGGAAGGTTGGCATTTTGGATAATTTGGGTAGATGATCCCTTTTGGCACCCATTGGCTTTTGATACATGTCCTTTGGTCAAATTATTTTGGATGAACTTCTGAAAAGTTGTAGTTGCGTTGGAAACTTTAGTAATGGTAGAATTTGTAACTAACTTGACAATTACCCAAGTAGGGTTATTGACCCGCTTGTGGACCTTTGTAGTCAAAAGTCTTGTAAAAAGGAATGATTTCGATGTATGGGAGATTTATATGCTCTAAAGGTCATGTTTTTGGTATTTGGAATtgttgaagttgaaatggtgttttggtttaaCAAGATGAGTCAAGTGCAGGGAAAACCTGGTTTTGAATAAAAGTTTGCTGCAGGTAGTTCCCACTGAGTCAcagtgggaggtgtcctaaccccactgagtcgcagtgggaggtttttcGCTCGCAGATCAGAGatttcccactgagtcgcagtgggaggtgtcctaaccccactgagtcgcagtgggggtaaaaaaaaaattattcgattttgtttaaaaaggtttgggttcttacATGTATGTTGATTTAATTGATGTTTTTAATACAGTTAATagctattttttatttttaacagcagtggtgattgaactcagcggcatgcctcttcatcgtccggtagagattgACCACGTCACcaacacagtcaatccgagggcatgactcgtggtggaagtcccactactGTTCTTGGAGAAACCagctaaatgctagagaaaacccccatGCCCCACCACATTGGCaaggacttcccaatatgtCTTTCATAGGTTTTGAACCTGTGACCAACACTtgctgaaagacataaggggcactaaatgtccagttgggctAAATCCCAAGGACAATACAGTTAATAGCTATTGAAAGGCTATATTGTTGGAGATTGGGTGCCAAAAGTTGTTGATATTAAAGCTTGTTAACACCTTATTTCGCTGTAATTATCGCTagtttaagattaaaaaaaaaaattaccccCACCACCCTAATTTTTTGGATCCACCACTGCAACCCATGGTGCACCATATACGTAGTAACCCAACTAAAAGAAACCAACGAAATGTCCCTTTTTTGTTTGCTATTTGATAATTTAATCCTTTAGAAAAACGAAATGAAAAGAAGTTCCTTTCTTGTAAGTTTTGTTGAGATAATTGCTTAATTTTTATTAAGATTAATCTAACTTAAGCTGGTTtgtgtatttatatatctaGATTGCATGGAATTAACTTGAAGCTGCTGGTTATGAGATACAAGGATCGTTTGTGAAAGCTGCTTGAAGATATAGGGCATGTCTACTACAGAGACCGTAACTTTGAAGTGAGAGGACTAAATGATGTCAAAAGCCAAAGATAGAGGTGCTTATTGTACTTGGCTGCTCTATATAAACACAGCTTTGTCAGACCTAGGGATTTTATGTTCATTCCCTTGGCCGTTTTCTTATTGTTACCGTTGTGTCTCTTTCCAAATAATTTCAATGTAATCGTTTATGGCTATTAGGGTTTGTTTATCAAAACTTCTTGTattaaaacctttttattttaagtaagtAATCATATGGCTTTTTCACTATATTGTGTTCTAATAGTAGAATCATCTCGTATTATCCTTAGatttatataagttttaaataatGTTACAAATTTAAGCGTAAAGATTGAAGTTTGCCCTTTGATCTATTTGTGAGgacaaaaaatatatgtttggtCAAGCTTCTGCTGGATTGGTTTGTTAAATTTACAAACCATGCTGACTTGCTTGGACCCGGTGTTTAGCATCAGAACCTAATCATTCACACAGCACTTAATCAAAAACAAGAACATCCAAAATGATATCCGTGACTTTATTCAGTTCTAGTTCCAAATGCAGTACTAATTGATTAAATCGATTTAAAATtacataggaaaaaaaaattacagaaaattaaaaaaattgaaaaattcaaATATACATCTCATCTTATGCAGATACTCTTCTACTTCAAAAAAGTCAAAACTTTgtgggaaatttttttttttttataactgcACATGAAACCCGTCAAGAGGTTTCATCTGAAGCACTCCATACTTGTCCTTCCGGGACCGATGATCTGCAAAAATATAGGCCCCAACAATGCCAAATAGAACCATGAAAACAAGCCCAAACATCTGTACATTAGCGAGCAACTGTCCATGAACCTCATGTTCATGAGAAGAACACGTGACTTCATTTTCTTCAAGCTTACAACCAGCTGGCATCGAGGGCCCGTAGAGGGTGAAGGCGGTTTGATAGAACCATAGACCTTGAAGGGTAATGGCAACACCACTGCACAGATCAGCTGGGAAGCTTGTGGGCATTATGGCCCCAGCCACTATGGATAATATGCAAAGAGCTACCAGTAAAACAAGGAGAAGATGGTAATGGCCCTCTAGTCCTTGGTGTGTTGTTGAATGGAAATAGAATAAGAGGTACTCTGCACAGAATGCTGCTGCTGATATTAAGCACAGGGCACCTTCGGGTAAGGGAAGGAAGCTGAAGATTGACcaaacaaaaagtcaaaaacaaaaagtttataaCGTAAAAATTCAGATATTGCTATGGTAAATTGAGTTCTATATCGCTCTTTATAGATTTATATACAATCTTAGATTACTGGGCGTGTTTAACAAGAAAGTGCATCAAACTTCATCATTGCTACAGTCTTAAGTCTTAATAGTCCAGCTTTCATATTCTTaccaacataaatcatttcaaaaacaGATACTCGTATTTGCTAAGAAAGATACAAATGTGTTTCTCATGTTCAGTACAAGCTCATCAAACTGCAATTATATAGTAATACCACAGTAAATTACTTCCCTTCTTATTCGTTTTGGAACTTTTGGCTTAGCACCAATCcccttttttttcatctttcatATACATGACTTCTAACTCCAAAAGATGATTTATCCGCATATAATTACTCATAAAAACTGAAAATGCTCACGAAAATTCGGTACTATTCGGTACAAAACCGAAATACCGGTACCGTATCCATATAATCGGTACGGTATTCGGTTCTCATTTTGGGTCATTTTCGGTATCGGTATTACTCGGTACGGTTCCGGTACCGATCTCATCCCTCATATAACATGATCATGAATTTATCAACCGAGAAACATGAGATAAGCATTTAGACGGTAGTGGGACCCACTTAAGATTCATGTATAATATCGACATGTTCCATTAAGACACATATGATAAGCATTTGGAGTTTTGGACCTATTCCTAGTTCCATTTCAGCATAAAATTCTAGGGGATTCTAATGTATGCAAGAAAAAATACTCTCAAACTATTTACAAATTGTGCCATCGAAAAGCAGAGACAAAGTAGAAAAAACTGACCTGGTCTTTTCAGAGAGCAAAGCAACGATACTAAACACGAAGAACATCAGAAGCATTCCACCATGTTCAAAATCATTCATATGATGTGGGTTCAAGACGCCATTAACAAAGAACTTAAGGTGTGTCGAATACAAAAGCTCTATACACATATCAATAAAAGCTCCAACTGCTATAACATACAGCTCCAAATACTTCAATTTCCCATTAAAACCTGGAACCGGGTTCCAAACTTTAACACGAAACGAGGTCGGGTCTGTTGCATAACGTACCACGGTACACCATATATGCCATACCCCAACCACAAGAAACAGGGTCCCT includes these proteins:
- the LOC122578675 gene encoding MOB kinase activator-like 1A produces the protein MSLFGLGRNQRTFRPKKSAPSGSKGAQLRQHIDATLGSGNLREAVRLPPGEDINEWLAVNTVDFFNQVNLLYGTLTEFCTPEICPTMTAGPKYEYRWADGVQIKKPIEVSAPKYVEFLMDWIESQLDDESIFPQRLGAPFPANFRDVVKTIFKRLFRVYAHIYHTHFQKIVSLKEEAHLNTCFKHFILFTCEFTLIDKKELAPLHELIESIVPY
- the LOC122579396 gene encoding transmembrane protein 45B-like, with translation MGSFVGHVIPGTLFLVVGVWHIWCTMVRYATNPNTFRVKVWNPVPGFNGKLKYLELYVIVCGTFFDMCVELLDSIYIKFFVNDPLKTYHMNEFEHVGMLLMFFLFSIIAVLSEKTSFLPLPEGALCLLSAAAFCAEYLLFYFHSTTHQGLEGHYHLLLVLLVALCILSVVVGAIMPTSFPADLCSGVAMALQGLWFYQTAFSLYGPSMPTGCKFEADEITCSSHEHEVHGQLLANVQMFGLVFLVFIGVVGAYICADQQSRKGKYGMVQQKPLDGF
- the LOC122578800 gene encoding transmembrane protein 45B-like; this translates as MGSFMGHVVPGTLFLVVGVWHIWCTVVRYATDPTSFRVKVWNPVPGFNGKLKYLELYVIAVGAFIDMCIELLYSTHLKFFVNGVLNPHHMNDFEHGGMLLMFFVFSIVALLSEKTSFLPLPEGALCLISAAAFCAEYLLFYFHSTTHQGLEGHYHLLLVLLVALCILSIVAGAIMPTSFPADLCSGVAITLQGLWFYQTAFTLYGPSMPAGCKLEENEVTCSSHEHEVHGQLLANVQMFGLVFMVLFGIVGAYIFADHRSRKDKYGVLQMKPLDGFHVQL